The proteins below come from a single Zea mays cultivar B73 chromosome 8, Zm-B73-REFERENCE-NAM-5.0, whole genome shotgun sequence genomic window:
- the LOC100281974 gene encoding Monothiol glutaredoxin-S4, mitochondrial (The RefSeq protein has 1 substitution compared to this genomic sequence): MARSLSTALMRGLMRSSRASTSAAVSRPAIQQFMNYSSGLSGTPNANGDSVTTRVAADHDTHQDFQPTSKSSDMSFSDIVAQDVKEHPVVIYMKGYPDAPRCGFSALAVKVLQQYGVPISARDILSDLKLKESVKAYSNWPTFPQIFIKGEFVGGSDIILTMHQKGELKELLGDIAQKAEQSGSS, from the exons ATGGCAAGATCACTCTCCACCGCCCTCGTGAGGGGACTTATGAGATCGTCCCGTGCATCGACATCAGCT GCTGTGTCACGACCAGCTATCCAGCAGTTTATGAACTATTCATCAGGTCTTAGTGGCACTCCTAATGCAAATGGGGACTCAGTGACAACACGAGTAGCTGCTGATCACGACACCCATCAAGATTTTCAGCCAACAAGTAAAAGTTCAGATATGTCTTTCAGTGACATTGTTGCTCAG GATGTGAAGGAGCACCCTGTTGTCATCTATATGAAAGGTTATCCTGATGCTCCTAGGTGTGGTTTCAGTGCATTAGCAGTGAAGGTCCTCCAGCAATATG GTGTCCCCATCAGTGCTAGAGATATTCTTTCAGATCTAAAGCTCAAAGAGAGTGTTAAAGCATACAG TAACTGGCCTACGTTTCCACAAATATTTATCAAAGGAGAGTTCGTTGGGGGATCTGATATCATACTCACCATGCACCAG AAGGGTGAACTGAAGGAACTGCTTGGCGATATTGCACAAAAAGCCGAACAAAGTGGTTCTTCATGA